One window of the Rhipicephalus microplus isolate Deutch F79 chromosome 2, USDA_Rmic, whole genome shotgun sequence genome contains the following:
- the LOC142796353 gene encoding uncharacterized protein LOC142796353 isoform X1 → MWRGSMHGSLIWKDCDLLGSFEGTKLRNGWLQAYFSSRAMQLAHKQSKSWSAPLVFCAGHSISIRQDTGINNNVPAVTRGSVLHGHVQCIKNRAQKTNKYKGTASDCSPAQSLQQQKEHIVMSEAAAA, encoded by the exons atgtggcgtggaagcatgcatggcagcctcatctggaaggactgcgatctgcttgggagcttcgagggcacaaaactgcgtaacggctggctgcaag cctatttcagcagcagagcgatgcagctagcacacaagCAATCCAAGTcttggagcgctcctttggtgttctgtgcaggacacagcatatccatccggcaagacactggtatcaacaataatg ttccagcagtaacaaggggttcggtgctccacggtcatgtacagtgtatcaagaacagagcacagaagaccaacaagtataaaggaactgcaagtgactgttctcctgctcaaagtttacaacagcagaaagagcacattgtgatgtcagaagcagctgctgcttaa
- the LOC142796353 gene encoding uncharacterized protein LOC142796353 isoform X2 has translation MWRGSMHGSLIWKDCDLLGSFEGTKLRNGWLQGHSISIRQDTGINNNVPAVTRGSVLHGHVQCIKNRAQKTNKYKGTASDCSPAQSLQQQKEHIVMSEAAAA, from the exons atgtggcgtggaagcatgcatggcagcctcatctggaaggactgcgatctgcttgggagcttcgagggcacaaaactgcgtaacggctggctgcaag gacacagcatatccatccggcaagacactggtatcaacaataatg ttccagcagtaacaaggggttcggtgctccacggtcatgtacagtgtatcaagaacagagcacagaagaccaacaagtataaaggaactgcaagtgactgttctcctgctcaaagtttacaacagcagaaagagcacattgtgatgtcagaagcagctgctgcttaa